One Cervus canadensis isolate Bull #8, Minnesota chromosome 13, ASM1932006v1, whole genome shotgun sequence DNA segment encodes these proteins:
- the PLEKHG5 gene encoding pleckstrin homology domain-containing family G member 5 isoform X2, with amino-acid sequence MGTGPGVSGRRAASRPSPGLPSRDSEPGWAGGRGRNGEGQVCHHADCQQLHHRGPLNLCEVCDSKFHSAMHYDGHVRFDLPPQGSVLARNVSTRSCPPRTSPAVDLEEEEESCMDGKGDRKSTGLKLSKKKARRRHTDDPSKECFTLKFDLNVDIETEIVPAMKKKSLGEVLLPVFERKGIALGKVDIYLDQSNTPLSLTFEAYRFGGHYLRVKAKPGDEGKVEQGVKDSKSLSLPILRQAGAGPPAQERVDPQSRRESLDILAPGRRRKNMSEFLGEASIPGQEPPTPSSCSLPSGSSSGSSSSSSGSDSWKNRAASRFSGFFSSGPSTSAYGREMDKMEQLEGKLHAYGLFGLPRLPRRLRFDHDSWEEEGDEEEDEGDAGLRLEDSWRELIDGHEKLTRRQCHQQEAVWELLHTEASYIKKLRVITNLFLCCLLNLQESGLLCEVEAERLFSNIPEIARLHRGLWGSVMAPVLEKARRTRALLQPGDFLKGFKMFGSLFKPYIRYCMEEEGCMEYMRGLLRDNDLFRAYITWAEKHQQCQRLKLSDMLAKPHQRLTKYPLLLKSVLRKTDEPRAKEAVVTMIGSVERFIHHVNACMRQRQERQRLAAVVSRIDAYEVVEGSNDEVDKLLKEFLHLDLTAPIPGASPEETRQLLLEGSLRMKEGKDSKMDVYCFLFTDLLLVTKAVKKAERTKVIRPPLLVDKIVCRELRDPGSFLLIYLNEFHSAVGAYTFQASGQALCRGWVDAIYNAQNQLQQLRVQEHPGNQQHLQSLEEEEDEQEEEEEEEEEGGESSTSAASSPTILRKSSHSLDSQHCASDGSTETLAMVVVEPGELLSSPEFGGGPFSSQSDETSLSTTASSVTPTSELLPLGPVDGRSCSMDSAYGTLSPTSLQDFMAPAPMAESAPRPPELPPAPSPPPSPRLHRRTPVQLLPCLPHLLKSKSEASLLQLLSGATTRRAPPAPSRSLSEVCLAATVPGMRTQGSCQEAGPSWYCQGAPGPGPQLAELEGGAHCPGGEPEGPTRRSRELSSGASTRVQPEPPPGISAQHRKLTLAQLYRIRTTLLLNSTLTASEV; translated from the exons ATGGGGACGGGACCCGGCGTCTCCGGGCGCCGCGCGGCCTCCAGGCCCAGCCCCGGGCTGCCCTCCCGAGACTCCGAGCCCGGCTGGGCAGGGGGTCGCGGCCGCAACGGGGAAGGCCAG GTATGCCACCACGCCGACTGCCAGCAGCTGCACCACCGGGGCCCCCTCAACCTCTGCGAGGTCTGTGACAGCAAGTTCCACAGCGCCATGCATTATGATGGGCACGTCCGCTTCGACCTGCCCCCCCAAG GCTCTGTCCTGGCTCGGAATGTGTCCACCCGGTCATGCCCCCCACGCACCAGTCCTGCCGTGgacttggaggaggaggaggagagctgTATGGACGGCAAGGG GGACCGAAAGAGCACAGGCCTGAAACTCTCCAAGAAGAAAGCCAGGAGGAGACACACAGAT GACCCAAGCAAGGAGTGCTTCACCCTGAAATTTGACCTGAACGTGGATATTGAGACAGAGATTGTACCAGCCATGAAGAAGAAGTCTCTGGG GGAGGTGCTGCTGCCAGTATTTGAAAGGAAGGGCATTGCACTGGGCAAAGTGGACATCTACCTGGACCAGTCCAACACGCCCCTGTCCCTCACCTTTGAGGCTTACAGGTTTGGGGGACACTACCTGCGGGTCAAAG CCAAGCCAGGGGATGAAGGGAAGGTGGAGCAGGGGGTGAAGGACTCCAAGTCCCTGAGTCTGCCGATCCTGCGGCAAGCCGGGGCCGGGCCCCCAGCCCAGGAGCGCGTGGACCCCCAGAGCCGCCGGGAGAGCCTGGATATCCTG GCCCCTGGTCGCCGACGCAAGAACATGTCAGAGTTCCTGGGGGAGGCCAGCATCCCTGGGCAGGAGCCCCCCACACCCTCCAGCTGCTCTCTGCCCAGcggcagcagcagtggcagcagcagcagcagcagtggcagtgACAGCTGGAAGAACCGGGCAGCCAGTCGCTTCAGTGGCTTCTTCAGCTCAGGCCCCAGCACCAGCGCCTACGGCCGG GAGATGGACAAGATGGAGCAGCTGGAGGGCAAGCTGCATGCCTACGGCCTCTTCGGGCTGCCCAGGCTGCCCCGGAGGCTGCGCTTTGACCATGACTCCTGGGAGGAAGAAGGTGACGAAGAGGAGGATGAGGGTGACGCTGGACTGCGGCTGGAGGACAGCTGGCGGGAGCTCATTGACGGGCACGAG AAGCTGACCCGGCGGCAGTGCCACCAGCAGGAGGCGGTCTGGGAGCTCCTGCACACGGAGGCCTCCTACATTAAGAAGCTGAGGGTGATCACCAAC CTGTTCCTGTGCTGCCTTCTGAACCTGCAAGAGTCGGGACTGCTGTGTGAG GTGGAGGCGGAACGCCTGTTCAGTAACATCCCGGAGATCGCGCGGCTGCACCGCGGGCTGTGGGGCAGCGTGATGGCGCCGGTGCTGGAGAAGGCGCGGCGCACGCGGGCGCTGCTGCAGCCCGGGGATTTCCTCAAAGGCTTTAAGATG TTCGGCTCCCTCTTCAAGCCCTACATCCGATACTGCATGGAGGAGGAGGGCTGCATGGAGTACATGCGCGGCCTGCTGCGCGACAACGACCTCTTCCGAGCTTACATCACG TGGGCCGAGAAGCACCAGCAGTGCCAGCGGCTGAAGCTGAGCGACATGCTGGCCAAGCCCCACCAGCGACTCACCAAGTACCCGCTGCTGCTCAAGTCGGTGCTAAGAAAGACCGACGAACCGCGCGCCAAGGAGGCCGTTGTCACCATG ATCGGCTCGGTGGAACGCTTCATCCACCACGTGAACGCGTGCATGCGGCAGCGCCAGGAGCGGCAGCGGCTGGCGGCTGTGGTGAGTCGCATCGACGCCTACGAGGTGGTGGAGGGCAGCAACGACGAGGTGGACAAG ctcctgaaGGAATTTCTACATCTGGACCTGACAGCCCCCATCCCTGGAGCCTCTCCGGAGGAGACACGTCAGCTGCTGCTGGAAGGGAGCCTGAGGATGAAGGAGGGGAAGGACAGCAAG ATGGACGTGTACTGTTTTCTCTTCACTGACCTGCTCTTGGTGACCAAGGCAGTGAAGAAGGCCGAGAGGACCAAGGTGATCAGGCCACCGCTGCTGGTGGACAAGATCGTGTGCCGGGAGCTTCGGGACCCAG gctccttcctcctcaTCTACCTGAACGAGTTCCACAGTGCTGTGGGGGCCTACACGTTCCAGGCCAGTGGCCAGGCTTTGTGCCGTGGCTGGGTGGATGCCATCTACAATGCCCAG AACCAGCTGCAGCAGCTGCGTGTGCAGGAGCACCCAGGCAACCAGCAGCACCTGCAGAgcctggaagaggaggaggatgagcaagaggaggaggaggaagaggaggaggaaggcggGGAGAGTAGCACTTCGGCTGCCAGCTCCCCTACCATTCTGCGCAAAAGCAGCCACAGCCTTGACTCCCAGCACTG TGCCTCGGACGGCTCTACGGAGACCCTGgccatggtggtggtggagcCTGGGGAGTTGCTGTCCTCTCCTGAATTCGGGGGCGGCCCCTTCAGCTCCCAGTCAGACGAGACCTCTCTCAGCACCACCGCCTCATCTGTCACTCCTACCAGCGAGCTGCTGCCCCTGGGCCCTGTGGACGGGCGCTCCTGCTCCATGGACTCCGCCTACGGCAccctttcccccacctccctgcaaGACTTTATGGCCCCAGCCCCCATGGCGGAGTCAGCACCCCGGCCCCCAGAGTTACCACCAGCCCCGTCACCCCCACCCTCGCCCCGCCTCCACCGCCGCACTCCTGTCCAGCTGctgccctgcctgccccaccTGCTCAAGTCCAAATCCGAGGCCAGCCTCCTCCAGCTGCTGTCAGGGGCCACCACCCGCAGAGCGCCCCCAGCCCCTAGCCGCAGCCTGTCGGAAGTCTGCCTGGCTGCTACCGTCCCTGGCATGAGGACTCAGGGCTCCTGTCAGGAAGCTGGGCCCAGCTGGTATTGCCAGGGGGCACCTGGCCCTGGCCCCCAGCTGGCAGAGCTAGAGGGTGGAGCCCACTGTCCAGGTGGGGAGCCGGAAGGACCCACCAGGAGGAGCAGAGAGCTGTCCTCGGGGGCCTCGACCAGGGTCCAGCCTGAGCCTCCCCCGGGGATCTCGGCCCAGCACAGGAAGCTGACGCTGGCCCAGCTCTACCGAATCAGGACTACCCTGCTGCTTAACTCCACCCTCACTGCCTC GGAGGTCTGA
- the PLEKHG5 gene encoding pleckstrin homology domain-containing family G member 5 isoform X6, with protein MHYDGHVRFDLPPQGSVLARNVSTRSCPPRTSPAVDLEEEEESCMDGKGDRKSTGLKLSKKKARRRHTDDPSKECFTLKFDLNVDIETEIVPAMKKKSLGEVLLPVFERKGIALGKVDIYLDQSNTPLSLTFEAYRFGGHYLRVKAKPGDEGKVEQGVKDSKSLSLPILRQAGAGPPAQERVDPQSRRESLDILAPGRRRKNMSEFLGEASIPGQEPPTPSSCSLPSGSSSGSSSSSSGSDSWKNRAASRFSGFFSSGPSTSAYGREMDKMEQLEGKLHAYGLFGLPRLPRRLRFDHDSWEEEGDEEEDEGDAGLRLEDSWRELIDGHEKLTRRQCHQQEAVWELLHTEASYIKKLRVITNLFLCCLLNLQESGLLCEVEAERLFSNIPEIARLHRGLWGSVMAPVLEKARRTRALLQPGDFLKGFKMFGSLFKPYIRYCMEEEGCMEYMRGLLRDNDLFRAYITWAEKHQQCQRLKLSDMLAKPHQRLTKYPLLLKSVLRKTDEPRAKEAVVTMIGSVERFIHHVNACMRQRQERQRLAAVVSRIDAYEVVEGSNDEVDKLLKEFLHLDLTAPIPGASPEETRQLLLEGSLRMKEGKDSKMDVYCFLFTDLLLVTKAVKKAERTKVIRPPLLVDKIVCRELRDPGSFLLIYLNEFHSAVGAYTFQASGQALCRGWVDAIYNAQNQLQQLRVQEHPGNQQHLQSLEEEEDEQEEEEEEEEEGGESSTSAASSPTILRKSSHSLDSQHCASDGSTETLAMVVVEPGELLSSPEFGGGPFSSQSDETSLSTTASSVTPTSELLPLGPVDGRSCSMDSAYGTLSPTSLQDFMAPAPMAESAPRPPELPPAPSPPPSPRLHRRTPVQLLPCLPHLLKSKSEASLLQLLSGATTRRAPPAPSRSLSEVCLAATVPGMRTQGSCQEAGPSWYCQGAPGPGPQLAELEGGAHCPGGEPEGPTRRSRELSSGASTRVQPEPPPGISAQHRKLTLAQLYRIRTTLLLNSTLTASEV; from the exons ATGCATTATGATGGGCACGTCCGCTTCGACCTGCCCCCCCAAG GCTCTGTCCTGGCTCGGAATGTGTCCACCCGGTCATGCCCCCCACGCACCAGTCCTGCCGTGgacttggaggaggaggaggagagctgTATGGACGGCAAGGG GGACCGAAAGAGCACAGGCCTGAAACTCTCCAAGAAGAAAGCCAGGAGGAGACACACAGAT GACCCAAGCAAGGAGTGCTTCACCCTGAAATTTGACCTGAACGTGGATATTGAGACAGAGATTGTACCAGCCATGAAGAAGAAGTCTCTGGG GGAGGTGCTGCTGCCAGTATTTGAAAGGAAGGGCATTGCACTGGGCAAAGTGGACATCTACCTGGACCAGTCCAACACGCCCCTGTCCCTCACCTTTGAGGCTTACAGGTTTGGGGGACACTACCTGCGGGTCAAAG CCAAGCCAGGGGATGAAGGGAAGGTGGAGCAGGGGGTGAAGGACTCCAAGTCCCTGAGTCTGCCGATCCTGCGGCAAGCCGGGGCCGGGCCCCCAGCCCAGGAGCGCGTGGACCCCCAGAGCCGCCGGGAGAGCCTGGATATCCTG GCCCCTGGTCGCCGACGCAAGAACATGTCAGAGTTCCTGGGGGAGGCCAGCATCCCTGGGCAGGAGCCCCCCACACCCTCCAGCTGCTCTCTGCCCAGcggcagcagcagtggcagcagcagcagcagcagtggcagtgACAGCTGGAAGAACCGGGCAGCCAGTCGCTTCAGTGGCTTCTTCAGCTCAGGCCCCAGCACCAGCGCCTACGGCCGG GAGATGGACAAGATGGAGCAGCTGGAGGGCAAGCTGCATGCCTACGGCCTCTTCGGGCTGCCCAGGCTGCCCCGGAGGCTGCGCTTTGACCATGACTCCTGGGAGGAAGAAGGTGACGAAGAGGAGGATGAGGGTGACGCTGGACTGCGGCTGGAGGACAGCTGGCGGGAGCTCATTGACGGGCACGAG AAGCTGACCCGGCGGCAGTGCCACCAGCAGGAGGCGGTCTGGGAGCTCCTGCACACGGAGGCCTCCTACATTAAGAAGCTGAGGGTGATCACCAAC CTGTTCCTGTGCTGCCTTCTGAACCTGCAAGAGTCGGGACTGCTGTGTGAG GTGGAGGCGGAACGCCTGTTCAGTAACATCCCGGAGATCGCGCGGCTGCACCGCGGGCTGTGGGGCAGCGTGATGGCGCCGGTGCTGGAGAAGGCGCGGCGCACGCGGGCGCTGCTGCAGCCCGGGGATTTCCTCAAAGGCTTTAAGATG TTCGGCTCCCTCTTCAAGCCCTACATCCGATACTGCATGGAGGAGGAGGGCTGCATGGAGTACATGCGCGGCCTGCTGCGCGACAACGACCTCTTCCGAGCTTACATCACG TGGGCCGAGAAGCACCAGCAGTGCCAGCGGCTGAAGCTGAGCGACATGCTGGCCAAGCCCCACCAGCGACTCACCAAGTACCCGCTGCTGCTCAAGTCGGTGCTAAGAAAGACCGACGAACCGCGCGCCAAGGAGGCCGTTGTCACCATG ATCGGCTCGGTGGAACGCTTCATCCACCACGTGAACGCGTGCATGCGGCAGCGCCAGGAGCGGCAGCGGCTGGCGGCTGTGGTGAGTCGCATCGACGCCTACGAGGTGGTGGAGGGCAGCAACGACGAGGTGGACAAG ctcctgaaGGAATTTCTACATCTGGACCTGACAGCCCCCATCCCTGGAGCCTCTCCGGAGGAGACACGTCAGCTGCTGCTGGAAGGGAGCCTGAGGATGAAGGAGGGGAAGGACAGCAAG ATGGACGTGTACTGTTTTCTCTTCACTGACCTGCTCTTGGTGACCAAGGCAGTGAAGAAGGCCGAGAGGACCAAGGTGATCAGGCCACCGCTGCTGGTGGACAAGATCGTGTGCCGGGAGCTTCGGGACCCAG gctccttcctcctcaTCTACCTGAACGAGTTCCACAGTGCTGTGGGGGCCTACACGTTCCAGGCCAGTGGCCAGGCTTTGTGCCGTGGCTGGGTGGATGCCATCTACAATGCCCAG AACCAGCTGCAGCAGCTGCGTGTGCAGGAGCACCCAGGCAACCAGCAGCACCTGCAGAgcctggaagaggaggaggatgagcaagaggaggaggaggaagaggaggaggaaggcggGGAGAGTAGCACTTCGGCTGCCAGCTCCCCTACCATTCTGCGCAAAAGCAGCCACAGCCTTGACTCCCAGCACTG TGCCTCGGACGGCTCTACGGAGACCCTGgccatggtggtggtggagcCTGGGGAGTTGCTGTCCTCTCCTGAATTCGGGGGCGGCCCCTTCAGCTCCCAGTCAGACGAGACCTCTCTCAGCACCACCGCCTCATCTGTCACTCCTACCAGCGAGCTGCTGCCCCTGGGCCCTGTGGACGGGCGCTCCTGCTCCATGGACTCCGCCTACGGCAccctttcccccacctccctgcaaGACTTTATGGCCCCAGCCCCCATGGCGGAGTCAGCACCCCGGCCCCCAGAGTTACCACCAGCCCCGTCACCCCCACCCTCGCCCCGCCTCCACCGCCGCACTCCTGTCCAGCTGctgccctgcctgccccaccTGCTCAAGTCCAAATCCGAGGCCAGCCTCCTCCAGCTGCTGTCAGGGGCCACCACCCGCAGAGCGCCCCCAGCCCCTAGCCGCAGCCTGTCGGAAGTCTGCCTGGCTGCTACCGTCCCTGGCATGAGGACTCAGGGCTCCTGTCAGGAAGCTGGGCCCAGCTGGTATTGCCAGGGGGCACCTGGCCCTGGCCCCCAGCTGGCAGAGCTAGAGGGTGGAGCCCACTGTCCAGGTGGGGAGCCGGAAGGACCCACCAGGAGGAGCAGAGAGCTGTCCTCGGGGGCCTCGACCAGGGTCCAGCCTGAGCCTCCCCCGGGGATCTCGGCCCAGCACAGGAAGCTGACGCTGGCCCAGCTCTACCGAATCAGGACTACCCTGCTGCTTAACTCCACCCTCACTGCCTC GGAGGTCTGA
- the PLEKHG5 gene encoding pleckstrin homology domain-containing family G member 5 isoform X7 gives MNSVLTKHGSPPRSWLSLHSGTEDRSLEEEKGLRCQNPDCMDKGRAAKVCHHADCQQLHHRGPLNLCEVCDSKFHSAMHYDGHVRFDLPPQGSVLARNVSTRSCPPRTSPAVDLEEEEESCMDGKGDRKSTGLKLSKKKARRRHTDDPSKECFTLKFDLNVDIETEIVPAMKKKSLGEVLLPVFERKGIALGKVDIYLDQSNTPLSLTFEAYRFGGHYLRVKAKPGDEGKVEQGVKDSKSLSLPILRQAGAGPPAQERVDPQSRRESLDILAPGRRRKNMSEFLGEASIPGQEPPTPSSCSLPSGSSSGSSSSSSGSDSWKNRAASRFSGFFSSGPSTSAYGREMDKMEQLEGKLHAYGLFGLPRLPRRLRFDHDSWEEEGDEEEDEGDAGLRLEDSWRELIDGHEKLTRRQCHQQEAVWELLHTEASYIKKLRVITNLFLCCLLNLQESGLLCEVEAERLFSNIPEIARLHRGLWGSVMAPVLEKARRTRALLQPGDFLKGFKMFGSLFKPYIRYCMEEEGCMEYMRGLLRDNDLFRAYITWAEKHQQCQRLKLSDMLAKPHQRLTKYPLLLKSVLRKTDEPRAKEAVVTMIGSVERFIHHVNACMRQRQERQRLAAVVSRIDAYEVVEGSNDEVDKLLKEFLHLDLTAPIPGASPEETRQLLLEGSLRMKEGKDSKMDVYCFLFTDLLLVTKAVKKAERTKVIRPPLLVDKIVCRELRDPGSFLLIYLNEFHSAVGAYTFQASGQALCRGWVDAIYNAQNQLQQLRVQEHPGNQQHLQSLEEEEDEQEEEEEEEEEGGESSTSAASSPTILRKSSHSLDSQHCASDGSTETLAMVVVEPGELLSSPEFGGGPFSSQSDETSLSTTASSVTPTSELLPLGPVDGRSCSMDSAYGTLSPTSLQDFMAPAPMAESAPRPPELPPAPSPPPSPRLHRRTPVQLLPCLPHLLKSKSEASLLQLLSGATTRRAPPAPSRSLSEVCLAATVPGMRTQGSCQEAGPSWYCQGAPGPGPQLAELEGGAHCPGGEPEGPTRRSRELSSGASTRVQPEPPPGISAQHRKLTLAQLYRIRTTLLLNSTLTAS, from the exons GTATGCCACCACGCCGACTGCCAGCAGCTGCACCACCGGGGCCCCCTCAACCTCTGCGAGGTCTGTGACAGCAAGTTCCACAGCGCCATGCATTATGATGGGCACGTCCGCTTCGACCTGCCCCCCCAAG GCTCTGTCCTGGCTCGGAATGTGTCCACCCGGTCATGCCCCCCACGCACCAGTCCTGCCGTGgacttggaggaggaggaggagagctgTATGGACGGCAAGGG GGACCGAAAGAGCACAGGCCTGAAACTCTCCAAGAAGAAAGCCAGGAGGAGACACACAGAT GACCCAAGCAAGGAGTGCTTCACCCTGAAATTTGACCTGAACGTGGATATTGAGACAGAGATTGTACCAGCCATGAAGAAGAAGTCTCTGGG GGAGGTGCTGCTGCCAGTATTTGAAAGGAAGGGCATTGCACTGGGCAAAGTGGACATCTACCTGGACCAGTCCAACACGCCCCTGTCCCTCACCTTTGAGGCTTACAGGTTTGGGGGACACTACCTGCGGGTCAAAG CCAAGCCAGGGGATGAAGGGAAGGTGGAGCAGGGGGTGAAGGACTCCAAGTCCCTGAGTCTGCCGATCCTGCGGCAAGCCGGGGCCGGGCCCCCAGCCCAGGAGCGCGTGGACCCCCAGAGCCGCCGGGAGAGCCTGGATATCCTG GCCCCTGGTCGCCGACGCAAGAACATGTCAGAGTTCCTGGGGGAGGCCAGCATCCCTGGGCAGGAGCCCCCCACACCCTCCAGCTGCTCTCTGCCCAGcggcagcagcagtggcagcagcagcagcagcagtggcagtgACAGCTGGAAGAACCGGGCAGCCAGTCGCTTCAGTGGCTTCTTCAGCTCAGGCCCCAGCACCAGCGCCTACGGCCGG GAGATGGACAAGATGGAGCAGCTGGAGGGCAAGCTGCATGCCTACGGCCTCTTCGGGCTGCCCAGGCTGCCCCGGAGGCTGCGCTTTGACCATGACTCCTGGGAGGAAGAAGGTGACGAAGAGGAGGATGAGGGTGACGCTGGACTGCGGCTGGAGGACAGCTGGCGGGAGCTCATTGACGGGCACGAG AAGCTGACCCGGCGGCAGTGCCACCAGCAGGAGGCGGTCTGGGAGCTCCTGCACACGGAGGCCTCCTACATTAAGAAGCTGAGGGTGATCACCAAC CTGTTCCTGTGCTGCCTTCTGAACCTGCAAGAGTCGGGACTGCTGTGTGAG GTGGAGGCGGAACGCCTGTTCAGTAACATCCCGGAGATCGCGCGGCTGCACCGCGGGCTGTGGGGCAGCGTGATGGCGCCGGTGCTGGAGAAGGCGCGGCGCACGCGGGCGCTGCTGCAGCCCGGGGATTTCCTCAAAGGCTTTAAGATG TTCGGCTCCCTCTTCAAGCCCTACATCCGATACTGCATGGAGGAGGAGGGCTGCATGGAGTACATGCGCGGCCTGCTGCGCGACAACGACCTCTTCCGAGCTTACATCACG TGGGCCGAGAAGCACCAGCAGTGCCAGCGGCTGAAGCTGAGCGACATGCTGGCCAAGCCCCACCAGCGACTCACCAAGTACCCGCTGCTGCTCAAGTCGGTGCTAAGAAAGACCGACGAACCGCGCGCCAAGGAGGCCGTTGTCACCATG ATCGGCTCGGTGGAACGCTTCATCCACCACGTGAACGCGTGCATGCGGCAGCGCCAGGAGCGGCAGCGGCTGGCGGCTGTGGTGAGTCGCATCGACGCCTACGAGGTGGTGGAGGGCAGCAACGACGAGGTGGACAAG ctcctgaaGGAATTTCTACATCTGGACCTGACAGCCCCCATCCCTGGAGCCTCTCCGGAGGAGACACGTCAGCTGCTGCTGGAAGGGAGCCTGAGGATGAAGGAGGGGAAGGACAGCAAG ATGGACGTGTACTGTTTTCTCTTCACTGACCTGCTCTTGGTGACCAAGGCAGTGAAGAAGGCCGAGAGGACCAAGGTGATCAGGCCACCGCTGCTGGTGGACAAGATCGTGTGCCGGGAGCTTCGGGACCCAG gctccttcctcctcaTCTACCTGAACGAGTTCCACAGTGCTGTGGGGGCCTACACGTTCCAGGCCAGTGGCCAGGCTTTGTGCCGTGGCTGGGTGGATGCCATCTACAATGCCCAG AACCAGCTGCAGCAGCTGCGTGTGCAGGAGCACCCAGGCAACCAGCAGCACCTGCAGAgcctggaagaggaggaggatgagcaagaggaggaggaggaagaggaggaggaaggcggGGAGAGTAGCACTTCGGCTGCCAGCTCCCCTACCATTCTGCGCAAAAGCAGCCACAGCCTTGACTCCCAGCACTG TGCCTCGGACGGCTCTACGGAGACCCTGgccatggtggtggtggagcCTGGGGAGTTGCTGTCCTCTCCTGAATTCGGGGGCGGCCCCTTCAGCTCCCAGTCAGACGAGACCTCTCTCAGCACCACCGCCTCATCTGTCACTCCTACCAGCGAGCTGCTGCCCCTGGGCCCTGTGGACGGGCGCTCCTGCTCCATGGACTCCGCCTACGGCAccctttcccccacctccctgcaaGACTTTATGGCCCCAGCCCCCATGGCGGAGTCAGCACCCCGGCCCCCAGAGTTACCACCAGCCCCGTCACCCCCACCCTCGCCCCGCCTCCACCGCCGCACTCCTGTCCAGCTGctgccctgcctgccccaccTGCTCAAGTCCAAATCCGAGGCCAGCCTCCTCCAGCTGCTGTCAGGGGCCACCACCCGCAGAGCGCCCCCAGCCCCTAGCCGCAGCCTGTCGGAAGTCTGCCTGGCTGCTACCGTCCCTGGCATGAGGACTCAGGGCTCCTGTCAGGAAGCTGGGCCCAGCTGGTATTGCCAGGGGGCACCTGGCCCTGGCCCCCAGCTGGCAGAGCTAGAGGGTGGAGCCCACTGTCCAGGTGGGGAGCCGGAAGGACCCACCAGGAGGAGCAGAGAGCTGTCCTCGGGGGCCTCGACCAGGGTCCAGCCTGAGCCTCCCCCGGGGATCTCGGCCCAGCACAGGAAGCTGACGCTGGCCCAGCTCTACCGAATCAGGACTACCCTGCTGCTTAACTCCACCCTCACTGCCTCGTGA